From the genome of Acidobacteriota bacterium, one region includes:
- a CDS encoding carboxymuconolactone decarboxylase family protein, with protein MARLPYLDVDDLAPEDRELLDRPINLARMLAHSPSGTRAFRHTGAWIRHKSRFDTRLREMAILRIGVITRTDYEYSHHIELGRQFGMSDDDIRAVIAGPEAESLPELERLVLTAADEATKGLSISTETFDALRRHLDDELLVELTIIVSYYNAVVRMLRSLEIDVEPGYEHYLEEFPLP; from the coding sequence ATGGCTCGACTCCCCTACCTCGATGTGGACGATCTCGCCCCCGAAGACCGGGAGCTGCTCGACCGGCCGATCAACCTGGCGCGGATGCTTGCGCACAGCCCCTCCGGAACCCGCGCCTTCCGTCACACGGGCGCCTGGATCCGCCACAAGTCGCGCTTCGACACGCGGCTGCGCGAGATGGCCATCCTGCGAATCGGTGTCATCACCCGCACCGACTACGAGTACAGCCACCACATCGAACTCGGCCGCCAGTTCGGCATGTCCGACGACGACATCCGCGCCGTCATCGCGGGGCCGGAAGCCGAGTCGTTGCCGGAACTCGAACGCCTCGTTCTCACCGCCGCCGACGAAGCGACCAAGGGTCTCAGCATCAGCACCGAGACCTTCGACGCTCTACGACGTCACCTGGACGACGAACTCCTGGTCGAGCTGACGATCATTGTCTCGTACTACAACGCAGTCGTGCGGATGCTCCGATCGCTGGAGATCGACGTGGAGCCCGGCTACGAGCACTACCTGGAGGAGTTCCCGCTGCCGTAG
- a CDS encoding SDR family oxidoreductase translates to MNAPLEQVPSAGDRIDFSGRTAVVTGGGARDDGIGNGRAAAILLARAGAEVIVVDLNEEAARGTVEMIGNEGGAARLFIGDVTSDEDCAALASFAREGSAPATVLINNVGIGAPGTVLDTESELWDRVMKVNVRSMVQASRALIPSMHEAGGGSIVNISSISAIRPKGLTPYSASKGAVISLTRAMAVDHAEDGIRVNAVLPGPVWTPMVQRPTMTPEIRERRKNASALRIEGTGWDVGRAVVFLASEHARYITGQALVVDGGVTVLSPVR, encoded by the coding sequence ATGAACGCGCCTTTGGAGCAGGTTCCCTCAGCGGGGGATCGAATCGACTTCAGCGGCCGGACCGCCGTCGTAACGGGCGGCGGAGCGAGAGACGACGGGATCGGTAACGGCCGGGCCGCCGCGATTCTCCTGGCGCGTGCCGGCGCCGAGGTCATCGTCGTGGACCTCAACGAGGAAGCCGCCCGCGGCACCGTCGAGATGATCGGGAACGAGGGCGGCGCCGCCCGGCTCTTCATCGGCGACGTGACCAGCGACGAGGACTGCGCGGCCCTGGCGTCCTTCGCGCGGGAAGGCTCCGCGCCAGCCACCGTGCTGATCAACAACGTCGGCATCGGAGCGCCCGGCACGGTCCTCGACACCGAGTCGGAACTCTGGGACCGTGTGATGAAGGTCAACGTCCGGTCGATGGTCCAGGCGTCCCGCGCCCTGATTCCGTCGATGCACGAGGCCGGCGGCGGCTCGATCGTCAACATCAGCTCGATCTCCGCGATCCGCCCCAAGGGCCTCACCCCTTACTCGGCGTCGAAAGGAGCGGTCATTTCGCTGACCCGGGCGATGGCCGTCGATCACGCCGAGGACGGGATCCGCGTCAACGCCGTGCTCCCGGGCCCGGTCTGGACGCCGATGGTCCAGCGCCCGACGATGACGCCCGAGATCCGCGAGCGGCGCAAGAACGCCTCGGCACTGCGGATTGAAGGGACCGGCTGGGACGTCGGCCGCGCGGTCGTGTTCCTCGCCTCCGAACACGCGCGCTACATCACGGGCCAGGCGCTGGTCGTCGACGGCGGCGTGACGGTACTCTCTCCCGTCCGCTGA